The stretch of DNA AAAAAATATAATGAAGCTATAAAAATAGCTTTTGCCTATGTAGGTGTTGTAGTCGGAGCTGGTTTTTCTACTGGTCAAGAAGTACTGCAATTTTTTAGTAGATATGGTATTTATTCCTATATCGGTGTGATTATTTCAGGTATAATATTAACATTTATTGGACGTCAAGTTGCTAAAATTGGTACAGCATTTGATGCTGAAAATCATGAATCAACGCTTGAGTATTTGTTCGGAAAAAAACTTGGACTTGTGATTGATTATATATTGATTTTATCACTCTATGCGGTCACTATTACAATGATTGCAGGGGCAGGTTCAACATTCAATGAAAGTTTTGGCGTACCGATTTGGCTAGGGTCATTATTGATGTGTATTGCCGTTTATATTACTTTGTTGATGGACTTCAATAAAATTGTACGTGCCCTAGGTATTGTGACACCCGTGCTGATTGTACTAGTTGTGCTTATTGCTGCAACGTCACTATTCAAAGGTTCGATTCCACTTTCACATATTAATCGTGTTGTGGAAACACCTAATATTGGTTTGGCCATTTGGAATGGCTTTAACTATGGGGGCTTAGCTTTTGCAGTCGGCTTCAGTACACTTGTCGCTATTGGTGGCGATGCATCTAAAAGATTAGTTTCAGGATTAGGAGGATTAATTGGAGGTGTCGTTTATCTCGTCCTGCTGGGATTAATTAATTTTGCACTTCAGTCCGAGTATACAGAGATTAAAAATGCAGCCATTCCTACATTAATTCTAGCGGGTAAGATTTCACCTATCTTAATTGTTGTATTATCGATTGTGATGTTGGCAGTTATGTATAACACAATTTTAGGTTTATCTTATTCATTTGCGGCACGTTTTACGTCACCGTATACGAAAAAGTATTATGTTATGATTTCTATTTTAGTACCGCTTGCTTACGTTTTGAGCTTCGTCGGTTTTGAAGGTTTAATTGCCATTGTTTACCCAATGATGGGGGTTATTGGCCTTTTCATTGTTATTGCAGTGACGGTAAAATACTTTTATAGAAAATCACAAGATAAGAAATTCATTGCTTAATTAATTAAATATGTTACAATTTTTCCGAAAGGAAAGATTGGAATGACAAATCATAGAAAAAGATGGATTTTGATTACATTCATTATTCTACTTGTTATAGCCGGTCTTATAGCCGGCTATTTTTTTGAACCGAAACAGTCCAAACACGTTGATCAAAAAGTTTCAATTCAAAATAAAAATGTTTCTGCAATTGAAAATATTACGTATATGGAAGGACTACCAAATAGCCAATTAGATATTTTAATGCCGAAGCATGTCA from Staphylococcus lutrae encodes:
- a CDS encoding YkvI family membrane protein is translated as MKKYNEAIKIAFAYVGVVVGAGFSTGQEVLQFFSRYGIYSYIGVIISGIILTFIGRQVAKIGTAFDAENHESTLEYLFGKKLGLVIDYILILSLYAVTITMIAGAGSTFNESFGVPIWLGSLLMCIAVYITLLMDFNKIVRALGIVTPVLIVLVVLIAATSLFKGSIPLSHINRVVETPNIGLAIWNGFNYGGLAFAVGFSTLVAIGGDASKRLVSGLGGLIGGVVYLVLLGLINFALQSEYTEIKNAAIPTLILAGKISPILIVVLSIVMLAVMYNTILGLSYSFAARFTSPYTKKYYVMISILVPLAYVLSFVGFEGLIAIVYPMMGVIGLFIVIAVTVKYFYRKSQDKKFIA